In Microbacterium pumilum, the following proteins share a genomic window:
- a CDS encoding LacI family DNA-binding transcriptional regulator — MGPSSPKSTITDVARHAGVSLSTVSRVMNGNPTVDPVMAERVRSAASELGYTANPLARSLVLGRTQTIAVVVPDLGNPTFQAILRGLSRAAAADGYHVLIADSVEDDAEEAVLAVETRRRTDGLILCAPRMPEHRLETLLADVAPVVLVNRAPRAGTPAVAADYRSALREIIEHLHGLGHRRFAYLSGSPRSASNAARLAALEDARAAHRDTAIVELDGGVDFDAGAAALDAVLETGATAVLGFNDLVAMGLLSAAGERGIRVPEDLSIAGFDDIPFARFTSPPLTTAAVPAAELGARAWAAMHELLEGRDPEPLQTFTPEIVLRGSTGAPAS, encoded by the coding sequence ATGGGACCATCCAGCCCCAAATCCACGATCACCGATGTCGCGAGACACGCCGGAGTGTCGCTGTCGACGGTGTCACGGGTGATGAACGGCAACCCGACCGTCGACCCGGTCATGGCGGAGCGCGTGCGATCCGCCGCCAGCGAGCTCGGCTACACCGCCAATCCACTGGCGCGCAGCCTCGTCCTCGGCCGCACCCAGACCATCGCCGTCGTCGTTCCCGACCTCGGCAACCCGACATTCCAGGCGATCCTCAGAGGGCTGAGCCGGGCAGCCGCTGCGGACGGCTACCACGTGCTGATCGCAGACTCTGTCGAAGACGACGCCGAAGAGGCCGTGCTGGCCGTCGAGACGCGCCGGCGCACGGACGGTCTCATCCTGTGCGCACCGCGCATGCCCGAGCACCGACTCGAGACCCTGCTGGCGGATGTCGCGCCCGTGGTGCTCGTCAACCGTGCGCCGCGCGCGGGCACGCCTGCCGTCGCCGCGGACTACCGCTCGGCACTGCGCGAGATCATCGAGCACCTGCACGGCCTCGGCCACCGACGGTTCGCCTACCTGAGCGGCTCGCCGCGGAGCGCCTCGAACGCGGCACGCCTGGCCGCGCTCGAGGACGCGCGCGCTGCGCATCGCGACACCGCCATCGTCGAACTCGACGGCGGCGTCGACTTCGACGCGGGAGCCGCGGCGCTCGACGCGGTGCTCGAGACCGGTGCGACCGCCGTCCTCGGCTTCAACGACCTCGTCGCCATGGGTCTGCTGAGCGCAGCGGGCGAGCGCGGCATCCGCGTGCCGGAGGATCTGTCGATCGCCGGGTTCGACGACATCCCGTTCGCCCGCTTCACCTCCCCACCGCTGACCACTGCCGCCGTTCCCGCTGCCGAGCTGGGGGCCCGGGCCTGGGCGGCCATGCACGAGTTGCTCGAGGGCCGTGACCCCGAACCGCTGCAGACGTTCACGCCCGAGATCGTCCTGCGAGGCAGCACCGGGGCCCCGGCATCCTGA
- a CDS encoding NAD(P)-dependent oxidoreductase — MSRIVVTGGSGRLGRTLVSGLAGRGREIVSLDRAPTVQLAAANVSQVSLDLTDAAATARALTDAKADAVIHLAAIAVPFSAPEDVILRTNATLAMSVLGGAVAAGIPKIVAASSPTVLGYGAPTEWSPERLPLDEDSATLPWNAYALSKLLIEQSLAMLQRQTGDRVRFAAFRPCYVIAPEEWSGAPTQQGHTVRERLDDPALSAPALFNYVDARDVATFADTLLGALGDIPNGEVFFVGADDALAREPLADLLPRFHPGTASAAAVLTGSAPAFSNAKARRLLGWRPQHSWRAELAHADDGMDVHA; from the coding sequence ATGAGCCGGATCGTCGTCACCGGCGGCTCGGGCCGGCTCGGGCGGACCCTGGTCTCAGGGCTCGCCGGACGCGGGCGCGAGATCGTCTCGCTCGACCGCGCACCCACTGTCCAGCTCGCTGCGGCGAACGTCTCGCAGGTCTCGCTCGATCTGACGGATGCCGCGGCCACCGCCCGCGCGTTGACCGACGCGAAGGCCGACGCCGTCATCCACCTCGCTGCGATCGCGGTGCCGTTCAGTGCTCCCGAAGACGTGATCCTTCGCACGAACGCCACGCTTGCGATGTCGGTGCTCGGCGGAGCGGTGGCGGCCGGCATTCCGAAGATCGTCGCGGCGTCGAGCCCCACGGTGCTCGGCTACGGCGCGCCCACGGAGTGGTCGCCCGAGCGCCTGCCGCTCGACGAGGACTCCGCCACGCTGCCGTGGAACGCCTATGCGCTCTCCAAGCTGCTCATCGAGCAGTCGCTCGCGATGCTGCAGCGCCAGACCGGCGACCGCGTCCGCTTCGCGGCGTTCCGTCCCTGCTACGTCATCGCGCCCGAGGAATGGAGCGGCGCACCGACGCAGCAGGGCCACACCGTGCGGGAGCGGCTGGATGACCCGGCGCTGTCGGCGCCGGCGCTGTTCAACTACGTCGACGCACGGGATGTCGCGACCTTCGCCGACACTCTGCTCGGCGCGCTCGGCGACATCCCCAACGGCGAGGTCTTCTTCGTGGGCGCCGACGACGCTCTCGCCCGCGAGCCTCTCGCCGACCTGCTCCCCCGCTTCCACCCCGGCACGGCGTCCGCCGCAGCGGTGCTCACCGGCTCGGCACCTGCCTTCTCGAACGCCAAAGCGCGCCGGCTGCTGGGATGGCGTCCGCAACACTCCTGGCGCGCCGAGCTGGCCCACGCCGACGACGGAATGGACGTCCACGCATGA
- a CDS encoding Gfo/Idh/MocA family oxidoreductase has translation MSRRRYAVVGAGSRSQLYVDAIAGPYAEHAELVAICEPNPVRAALAVQRAVDAGIAAPSTWHPDRLEELIRTERIDRVVITARDDQHAPLIVRALEAGADVVVEKPLTIDAESAAAIEDAVERTGGDVLLTFNYRYSPRNSALRQVIQDGLIGDVTSIDFQWMLDTKHGADYFRRWHREKKNSGGLLVHKASHHFDLVNWWIHSTPRRVFASGGLRFYGAENAAARGLGERPPRGTHEGAHDGFDLDLRENANLKALYLDAEGHDGYVRDRDVFGEGITIEDNLALVVDYASGATLSYSLNAHAPWEGYRVAVNGTLGRAELDVVERGAVVQSEGLTPVLDPSAVDAGTSVTLRPETERMLLQRHWEEPVEIPIVSGDGGHGGGDAILLSDVFIGPGEDPLARPANWRDGVQSIAVGIAGNRSLATGMPVEVADLGIRLLTQPVR, from the coding sequence GTGAGCAGGCGTCGTTATGCCGTCGTCGGAGCCGGAAGCCGTTCGCAGCTCTACGTCGATGCGATCGCCGGGCCGTACGCCGAGCACGCTGAGCTCGTCGCGATCTGCGAACCCAACCCGGTGCGAGCCGCCCTCGCGGTTCAGCGCGCCGTCGACGCCGGGATCGCCGCACCCTCGACCTGGCACCCCGACCGGCTCGAGGAGCTCATCCGCACCGAGCGGATCGACCGGGTGGTCATCACGGCACGCGACGACCAGCACGCGCCGCTCATCGTCCGGGCTCTCGAGGCCGGAGCCGACGTCGTCGTCGAGAAGCCGCTGACGATCGACGCCGAGAGCGCTGCCGCCATCGAGGATGCCGTCGAGCGCACCGGTGGGGATGTGCTTCTCACGTTCAACTACCGCTACTCGCCGCGCAACAGCGCACTTCGGCAGGTCATCCAGGACGGACTGATCGGCGACGTCACCTCGATCGACTTCCAGTGGATGCTGGACACCAAGCACGGCGCGGACTACTTCCGCCGGTGGCACCGCGAGAAGAAGAACTCGGGCGGCCTGCTCGTGCACAAGGCCAGCCACCACTTCGACCTCGTCAACTGGTGGATCCACTCGACGCCGCGGCGCGTGTTCGCATCGGGCGGGTTGCGCTTCTACGGCGCCGAGAACGCCGCCGCGCGCGGTCTCGGCGAGCGCCCTCCCCGTGGCACGCACGAGGGCGCTCATGACGGCTTCGACCTCGACCTGCGCGAGAACGCGAACCTCAAGGCGCTCTACCTCGACGCCGAGGGTCACGACGGATACGTCCGCGACCGCGACGTGTTCGGCGAGGGCATCACGATCGAAGACAACCTCGCGCTCGTCGTCGACTACGCCAGTGGCGCCACGCTCAGCTACTCGCTCAACGCCCATGCGCCGTGGGAGGGCTACCGCGTCGCGGTGAACGGCACGCTCGGCCGCGCCGAACTCGACGTCGTCGAGCGCGGCGCCGTCGTGCAGAGCGAGGGCCTGACGCCCGTGCTCGACCCGAGCGCGGTGGATGCGGGCACTTCGGTGACGCTGCGTCCCGAGACCGAACGCATGCTGCTCCAGCGCCACTGGGAGGAACCCGTGGAGATCCCCATCGTCAGTGGCGACGGCGGCCACGGCGGCGGCGACGCGATCCTGCTGTCCGACGTCTTCATCGGGCCGGGTGAGGATCCCCTCGCGCGTCCGGCGAACTGGCGCGACGGCGTGCAGTCGATCGCGGTGGGCATCGCCGGCAACCGGTCCCTCGCGACCGGCATGCCGGTCGAGGTCGCCGATCTCGGCATCCGTCTGCTCACCCAGCCCGTCCGATGA